The genomic segment GGTGCCGTCCGTGGTCAGATCTCCGGTCAGCACTGCGTTGGAGTCCACGATCAGCCGGATCTGACCCGGGTGGCAGTCCGCCGTATAAAACCGGATCCCCGGCTGGGAGAAGGGGACGTCCGTAATCACTGTGACCTGCATGCCCCGTTCTGCGGCTGCCGTCAGGCTTGGGATCAGCGGTTCGAGACAGACCCGCTCCGCCGACAGATACAGCCGCTCCGCCCCATGCTCGATCATAAAGACCGCCTTGTCGATCATGTTTTCCTGCCCGCCGATGGTCAGATAGCCTTCCGTCTGTGCTGCCCGGGGCAGTAGCTGCTGGGCAAGCTTGTCCTTCAGCTCCTCCAGCATCCGGATCCGGTTGCCACAGAATTCCTCCGGCTTGACCGCCACATACCGGGTCGCTGTGTCCTCCAGCAGGTAAGCGGCGCCCTTTTCCACCAGACTTGCCAGGGAGGTGTAGCAATTGGAACGGGAGATGCCCAGTTGTTTGGCAACCTCATAGCCGGTCATGGCTCCGTCCGTGGTCAGCGCCATATAGATCAGCGCCTCCTGCCGGGTCAGGGCAAACTGCATCAGCATTTCCGCCGCATCCATCATTCACTCCGCCTTTCAAGTAGTATCTTTCAGGAACACTATAGCACGATGCGGGCGATTTGTCAAGTCCTTCTGCAAAAAAAGATGAAGTCATGTGGAAACGTGCTGCTGATTCGGTTGCGTTTTTGGCAGTTTTATTTCTTTTCCACCTATATCGGTCCGATTTTAGATGTTTTGCACGAGATTCCGGTTTTTAGGTTGACCTATTTATGAAAACAAGCTATAATGTATGTATAGTGGGGAGAATGCGAACCAGCCCCATATTCTCGTACCCCAGACAGATACAACGGGTGCATGAAAACCTACTTCACCGATGGGGGGGGAACACTTTGAGAAAAAGTGACATTGTTGCCAGAGTCAATTATGGTACGCTGCTGGTAGACGTGCTGGAGCATAATCGGATCATTTTTGCAGACGCCGGGTTTTACGCCATTACCGGCTACACCCTGCAGGATGTGGAAAAGCAGCAGCTTTGCTTTCAGGATCTGTTCGTCAAGGAGGATTTCCCGATCTACGCCAAGGAGCTGAGCGCCATTCTGGCAGTGCAGGATACGGCGTATCTGGAGCACCGGCTCCAGCGCAAGGACGGCAGCGTGACCTATGTATTCTGCTTCGGCAAACAAAGGCAGGATGAGAACGGCAAGCTCGTCGGAGAGATTACGCTGACGGATATTTCCCACATCAAGCGGCTCCAGGCCAAGTTCAATGAAACAGAAATGGAACTGGAGGCGCTGATCCAGAACCTGCCGGGCAGCGTCAGTATCGTGGAGATCAAGGAAACTGCCATGCATCTGCTCCACGCTACGGAGGATTACTTCCACCAGTTCGGCTACACCCGGGAGGAATATATGGAGACCTCCAACGGGGGCATTCTGGGCAAGCTGTTCTATCCACAGGATCTTCCCATTCTGAACCAGCATATCGCCGCCATTGCCCGGGGGGAAAAGACTATTTTCATGCAGGTGCGTGTGATCCGGAAGGATCAGTCCCTGATGTGGGTGGATGTGCGCGGGCAGTTTTTGCGGATACAGAACGGCAACCCATTGTTTTATCTTGCCACCTTTGATATTACCAAGGCGAAGCAGCGGGATGAGGAGCTGCGGCTTCAGACAGAGCGGTACCAGTTGATTGCCGAGCATACGGACGAGCTGTTTTACGATTATGATGTCAAGCACGATATCATGAATTTGCCGCAGAATTTCCTGCCGGTGCGGCAGGGAAAGATCCCGGCAGCCATCCCCGGCTATCTGGAGCGGAGCATTCCCAAAAAGGTGGTGCATCCGGAGGATTATCCCCGGTTTCTCCGGGAACTGATGTCCTGTCTGACGGAGGAGAAAAAGACCTCCATCGAGGTGCGCATGCGCATGCCCGGTGCGGAGGATTACGAATGGTACCGGCTGGTCTGCGTGTGCTCCGCCAACGAGCAGGGGGAGATCGTCCGGCTGTTCGGCAGGCAGACCAGCGTGGATAACCTGCGGCGGCTGAAGAAAACTGTCAGCGAGGATAAGCGCATCATCGAACGGTTGTCCACCACGGATCCGGTTACCGGCCTGCTGAATCGGGTTGCCTTCAAGGAGCGCAGCGCTCTGTATCTGGAGGAGGCGGACACCAATGCCTGCTACGCCTTTGTATATTCGGATTTCAACGATTTTTCCTATGTAAATGATAATTTCGGCTACGATTCCGGCAATACCATGCTGTATGAGTTCGGCTCCATCATCAGTTCCTCTCCGGCAACGGTATTTGGCAGCCGGATCAACTCGGACTACTTTCTGTGCCTGATGAAAACCGATACCCGGGATGAGCTGGAGCGGCTGGTGCGGGAGCGGGATGCCCTGTTTGTCCAGCGGCAGCGCAAAAAGTATCCTGCCAGTGAGATCCAGGTGGCAACCGGTATCAGCTTTATTGACCCCCGGCATTTTGAAGTGACGGAGGAAATGGACAATGCCAATCTGGCACGGAGGAAGGCAAAGACCGGGAAAGATGATCTTTGCTGCATTTACTATGAAGCACTGCGGACAGCCCGGGCAAAGGAAAAGACCATTGCCGCAGAGCTGCACGGTGCCATTGCGTCCCACACAGTGGAGCTGTTCCTGCAGCCCAAGTTTATGATGGACGATCTGCGGATCATTGGGGCGGAGGCACTGGTGCGCTGGCGGAATCCGGACGGCACCTACCGGATGCCCTCGGAATTTATCGATATTCTGGAAAAGGTGGGCTATATCGTAGAGCTGGATTTCTTCATGTATGAGGAAGTGCTGCGGAGCCTGCGCCATTGGCAGGACAACGGGATGCCCCTTGTGCCCATTTCCGTGAATTTTTCCCGGCTTCACAACAACTACCCCAACTTTGTGGATCGGGTCATTGGCCTTGCCAAAAAGTATCAGATCGACAGCCGCTATATTGAAGTAGAGGTAACGGAAAGTGCTTTTGCATCCGATGCGCAACAGATGGAGCGGAATATGTGTCGCCTGCAGGAGGCTGGCTTCTCCATTGACATTGACGATTTTGGCAAGGGCTACTCCTCCTTGAGTCTGCTGATGGGCTCTCCCATTGATGTGGTGAAGGTGGATAAGGCGTTCGTGGACAGCATCGAGGTTTCCGAAAAGCACCGGGAGTACATCAAGCGTATGTGCATGCTGATCCAGGCAACGGAAAAGGAAATCATTTTCGAGGGCGTAGAAAACCGGAAACAGGCGGATTTCCTGTGTGCCTGCGGCTTTAAGAAGGCACAGGGCTGGCTGCTGGACAAGGCGGTGCCGGTTTCCGTGTTTGAACAAAAATATGTGGGCAATTCCTTGAGATGATTGACAGAACGCAGGGACTGTGTTATACTGGAACAGAAATTTCCGGAGCGTACAGATATGCGCTGAGGTGAGAGCCTTGGCGCATTTTTCTGCTGTTCCAAAGAAAAGAGGATATTGCAATGAAGGAAACGAAAACAAAAAAGCTGGTGCTCAGTGCTGTACTGTTGGCGCTGGCAACCGTATTGAGTCTGTTTAAGGTGTATCAGCTGCCGCTGGGCGGTTCCATTACGCTGCTGAGTATGCTGCCGGTATGCCTGCTGTCCATCCGCTATGGGGTCAAATGGGGACTGACCTGCTCCTTTTTCTACGGAGTGATTCAGATCGCCCTCAGCTTCGGTGAATTGATGAGCTGGGGCATGACCGCCGGCACCTGGGTGGGCTGTCTGCTGTTTGATTATCTGCTGGCGTATGGCTCCCTGGGCGTAGCCGGACTGTTCCGCAAGCATGGGGCCGGCGGGATCACTGCCGGCATCGGGCTTGCCATGGTGCTGCGGTTTATCAGCCACTTTATTTCCGGTACCATCTTTTTCGCAGTCTTTTGCCCGGATGGCTGGAATGTGGTGCTGTACTCCATCTGCTACAACGGCTCCTATATGCTGCCGGAAATGGCGTTCACCATGCTGGGGGCATTCGCCCTGTTCCGTGCGCCCCAGACCCGCAGCTTTGTGATCGGTGCCCAGTCCTGATCCATATATGGAATATGCCCCGGAGGCGGCTCGTCCGCTTCCGGGGTTTTAACAAAACTAAAGATTTCAGTGCAAAAGCTTTACATGGATTTAAACCGGAACAGATTGTGCATTTTACAGGCTCCATGCTAGAATAAGGTCACAGCAAAAAACACAAATAAACATGAAGAAGGAGTATGCATATGAAAAAGTTTCTTGCATTGTTAAGCTGTGCCGTATTGATGGCAGCTACCGCAGTGGGCTGCGGCAGTCAGAACGAAAAAATCACAGTGGTGTCCCGTGAGGACGGCTCCGGTACCCGTTCCGCATTCAGCGAGCTGATGGGCGTAGTCAAGGATGACAAGGACAACACCACGGATACCGCAGAGGTCACAAACAGCACCTCCGTTATGCTGACCACCGTGGCAGGCAACAAGGCTGCCATTGGCTATGTGTCCCTGGGTTCGCTCAATGACACTGTAAAGGCGGTCAAGGTGGACGGAGTAGAAGCCACCGCAGAAAATGTGAAGGCGGGCAAATACGCAGTATCCCGTCCCTTCAACATCGTGACCGGCAAGGATCTGACCCCTCTGGCACAGGATTTCATCAGCTACATCCTCAGCACGGACGGGCAGGCAGTGGTAGATGAAAAGGGCTACATCAGCATCACCCAGGGCGAGACGTACAAGGCATCCGGTCAGACCGGTACCCTGACCATTGCCGGATCCACCTCTGTGGCACCGCTGATGGAAGTGTTGGCGGATAAGTACATGGCGCTGAATTCCGGCGTGAAGATCGAGATCCAGCAGAGCGGCTCCAGCGCCGGCATCACCTCCGCCGTTGAGGGAGTATGCCAGATCGGCATGGCGTCCCGGGAACTGAAGGACAGTGAGACCGCCAAGGGTGTTACTGCTACGAAGATCGCCATGGATGGCATTGCCGTCATCGTCAACAAGGACAACAGCTGCTCGGAGCTGACCTCCGACCAGATCCGGAAGATCTACACCGGAGAAACCACCCAGTGGTCGGATCTGAAGTAAGCTTGGTTCGTTTCCCCTCCTCACAGACCGCAGTTTTGCGGTCTGTTTTTATTTTGCAGAAAAACTTCTGAAAAATGGGTTGACAGTGAGAAAGATATATGATATAATTGACTCATCATTTTGTGAAAGGAGGTTCTGACTATGTTTGTACATCTGCGCCGCAGCAATACCATGATGCATTGTATACGGAAACCATCGGAGCCTGCCTTTTACGGAGGGGTTCCTGCGTTCTGACGCAGGATACCCTAAGGCGCCGCCGGATGGATTCCGGCGGCGCCTTTTTGCGCTTTTTCACAGTTGAAAGGAGTGAGTCGTATCAAAACATATTTGTACATTGCCCGTCTGCGGATGCAGACCATGCTGGCATACCGGTTTGAGGTCTGGTCTTATCTGGTATTACAGATTCTGATGATGATCGCCATCGGTTATTTCTGGAGGGCAGTCTATGCCGGCGTGGACATCAGCCACGATGTATCCGTACAGGGTATGACTACCTACACGGTGATCTCTGCGCTGGTGTCCTCCCTGTCCTACATGGGGGTGGAGGATCGGATCACAGAGGCGGTGAAATCCGGCAGTATTGCAACGGATATGATCAAACCCATCAATTTGTTTTCCCTGTATCTGGCGGAGGATATGGGCAGCCTGGTCATCAGTCTGTTCCGCTCTGCCCTGCCCATCCTTGCGGTGGGAGCCCTGCTGTTCGGACTGCCGGTTCCCGCATCCGGGGGGCATTTCGGGCTGTTCCTGCTGAGCTTTGTGCTGGGCTATGGCATCAACTGGGCGTTTTCCGCCACCTTTGCTATGCTGGCATTCTCTGCCATCAGCCTGGGCCCTGCATTTTCCGTAAAATATCACTTTGTAAATCTGCTGTCCGGCGCCATCATTCCCATCTGGTTCTTCCCCCATTGGTTACAGGTGACTCTGCAATGGCTTCCCTTTGTACATATCTTCCAGACACCTCTGAGCATCTACATCGGAAAGTATGACATGGGTACCTGCCTGGAAATGGTGGGTATCCAGACACTGTGGCTGCTGGCACTGGGAGTTTTGTTCTATTACGCCCAGCGCCGTGCTACGCGCCGGGTGCTGGTACAGGGCGGCTGAGAAAGGAGTGCATGCATGAAAACCTTAAAACATTACTGGTCGGTGGCAGCCATGTCCATCCGGCTTTCCATCCAGTCCTGCTTTGAGTATCCCCTGGCATTTGTGGGCTGGCTCATCTCCAACCCCATGCAGTTTCTGGTGGGCTTTGCGACCATCAAATTTGTGGTCATGGAGTTCGACGCCCTGGCGGACTGGAACTTCAAAGAGCTGGCGTTTTTGTACGGCATGTCCGTGCTGAGTCATGGCCTGTCCGTGATTTTCTTCACCAAGACCTGGTACATGGGCTGGACGATCCTCCGGGGAGAAATGGATATGCTCCGGCTGCGGCCCATGAACACCCTGTTCCAGTTCCTGTTCGGGGAAATGAACTTTGTGGGGCTGACAGACCTGGTGCCTGGCGTGATCCTCTTTGTGTACGGATGCATTTCCGTGCAGTTTCAGTGGACGCTGCACAATACGGCGGCAATGCTCTGCGCCGTGGTGGGAGGCACCCTGCTGCGAGGCGCATTTTACCTGGGATTTGGCTCTCTGACCTTCTGGACAAAAAGCCCCTTCCATGTATCCAGCTTTTTTCAGGAGCTGTTCAACCGCACCAATATGTACCCCCTGTCCATGTATCCCCGGGCGGTACAGTTCATATTCACCTTTATTCTGCCCATGGGATGGATCTGTTTTTATCCGGCGTCCGCATTCATGGGCAAAGCATCCATGCTGACCCTGCCCCATGGCATGGCGTTTGTGACCCTGGCGCTGGGTATCGCCCTGTTCGCTGTGGCATGCGCCGTATTCCGGGCAGGATTCAAGCAATATGAAAGCGCCGGATCGTAAGGAGGTTTGCATATGGCAGTGATCGAAGTGGAGCACCTGGTCAAGCAGTTCCAGTCCGTGAAAAAGGAAAAGGGACTGAAGGGCTCGGTGAAAGCATTGTTTAAACCGGAGCGTCGTACCATAACAGCGGTAAAGGATATCAGCTTTTCCATTGAGCCGGGAGAGATCGTCGGGTATATCGGCCCCAACGGAGCCGGCAAAAGCACCACCGTGAAAATGATGTCCGGGATTCTGACTCCTACCTCGGGGGAGGTGCGCATCAACGGCATTTCTCCGGTGAAGGACCGGAAGCGGGTGGTGCAGCAGTTGGGAGTGGTATTCGGGCAACGTACCCAATTGTACTGGGATCTGCGACTGGGAGAGAGCTTTGAGCTGCTGCGCCGGGTCTATGACGTGGATGACCGGACGTTCCGGGAAAACATGGACATGATGAACGAGATTCTGGACATCGACAGCATCATTGACACCCCGGTGCGGCAGTTGTCCCTGGGACAGCGGATGCGGGGAGACCTGGCAGCAGCCATGCTCCATTCCCCCAGGGTGCTGTTCCTGGATGAGCCTACCATCGGGCTGGACGTGGATGCAAAGCATGCCATCCGGAAGTTTATCCGGCAGATCAACCAGACCCGGGGCACCACCGTCATTCTCACCACCCATGACCTGGGGGATATCCAGGAGCTGTGCAAGCGGCTGATTATCATCAATCACGGGGTCATCATCGAGGACGGCTCCCTGGATGAACTGGTGGAACGGATTGCCCCTTACCGGGAACTCATCATTGACTTTTACACGGAGCAGCATGTGGAGCATCCCAGAGCGCAGATTGTCCGGCAGGAGGGTGCACGCACCGTGTACCGGTTTCTGAAGCGGGAGATTACGGCGGCAAAGCTGATTGATGAGATCGGACAGCAGGCAGCCATCAAGGATATCAGCCTGGAGGAGGCGGACATTGACGATATCATCCGGGTGGCGTATCACGGAGAAGCATAGAACAGGATACCGTTCGGGGCATACCCGGGCGGTATTTGTTTTTGTGCAGGTTGCACATTGTGGTTGCTTTATGCTAACTGCAAGATGCATAAACATCCAATTTTTCTGAAAAACCACGCCGGAAGGGGAAAATCCCCTTGACAATCCAGGGGGAATGCGCTATGATGATACTAAGGAAGTTAGCAAAAGCTAACATAAACGAAAGAGGGAGTGAGCATGATGCCTCTGACATTTGCGGCTGTCGGCGAGGAAAACATGATCAAAAAAGTCGGCGGCAAAGCAGAAACAAGGAAGTTCCTGGAGAATCTGGGGTTCGTGGCAGGCGCAGCCGTGACTGTTATCAGCCAGATCGGCGGGAATGTGATCGTGAACGTAAAGGAATCCAGAGTGGCTGTTTCCAAGGAAATGGCAAGCAAGATCATGGTTTAAGGAGGCAGAGAAGATGGCAACACTAAAGGAAGCACGCATCGGTCAGACCGTTCGGGTCAAGAAGCTCAACGGGGAGGGTGCAGTCAAGCGCCGGATCATGGATATGGGCATTACCAAGGGTACGGAGGTTTATATCCGGAAGGTAGCACCCCTGGGGGATCCGATCGAGATTACAGTTCGGGGTTATGAGCTGTCCCTGAGAAAAGCGGACGCTGAAATGATCGAAACGGAATAATGTTTTGCACACTGGTTAGCGGGAACTAATTAGTTGAAGCTAACTAAAATGAGGAGAAAGGATTGCTGATATGGGAATCAAAATAGCGCTTGCGGGAAATCCGAACGCAGGCAAAACCACCCTGTTTAATGCGCTGACCGGATCCAACCAGTTTGTGGGTAACTGGCCCGGCGTAACGGTTGAAA from the Ruminococcus champanellensis 18P13 = JCM 17042 genome contains:
- a CDS encoding sensor domain-containing protein, giving the protein MRKSDIVARVNYGTLLVDVLEHNRIIFADAGFYAITGYTLQDVEKQQLCFQDLFVKEDFPIYAKELSAILAVQDTAYLEHRLQRKDGSVTYVFCFGKQRQDENGKLVGEITLTDISHIKRLQAKFNETEMELEALIQNLPGSVSIVEIKETAMHLLHATEDYFHQFGYTREEYMETSNGGILGKLFYPQDLPILNQHIAAIARGEKTIFMQVRVIRKDQSLMWVDVRGQFLRIQNGNPLFYLATFDITKAKQRDEELRLQTERYQLIAEHTDELFYDYDVKHDIMNLPQNFLPVRQGKIPAAIPGYLERSIPKKVVHPEDYPRFLRELMSCLTEEKKTSIEVRMRMPGAEDYEWYRLVCVCSANEQGEIVRLFGRQTSVDNLRRLKKTVSEDKRIIERLSTTDPVTGLLNRVAFKERSALYLEEADTNACYAFVYSDFNDFSYVNDNFGYDSGNTMLYEFGSIISSSPATVFGSRINSDYFLCLMKTDTRDELERLVRERDALFVQRQRKKYPASEIQVATGISFIDPRHFEVTEEMDNANLARRKAKTGKDDLCCIYYEALRTARAKEKTIAAELHGAIASHTVELFLQPKFMMDDLRIIGAEALVRWRNPDGTYRMPSEFIDILEKVGYIVELDFFMYEEVLRSLRHWQDNGMPLVPISVNFSRLHNNYPNFVDRVIGLAKKYQIDSRYIEVEVTESAFASDAQQMERNMCRLQEAGFSIDIDDFGKGYSSLSLLMGSPIDVVKVDKAFVDSIEVSEKHREYIKRMCMLIQATEKEIIFEGVENRKQADFLCACGFKKAQGWLLDKAVPVSVFEQKYVGNSLR
- a CDS encoding ABC transporter permease produces the protein MSRIKTYLYIARLRMQTMLAYRFEVWSYLVLQILMMIAIGYFWRAVYAGVDISHDVSVQGMTTYTVISALVSSLSYMGVEDRITEAVKSGSIATDMIKPINLFSLYLAEDMGSLVISLFRSALPILAVGALLFGLPVPASGGHFGLFLLSFVLGYGINWAFSATFAMLAFSAISLGPAFSVKYHFVNLLSGAIIPIWFFPHWLQVTLQWLPFVHIFQTPLSIYIGKYDMGTCLEMVGIQTLWLLALGVLFYYAQRRATRRVLVQGG
- a CDS encoding ABC transporter ATP-binding protein; this encodes MAVIEVEHLVKQFQSVKKEKGLKGSVKALFKPERRTITAVKDISFSIEPGEIVGYIGPNGAGKSTTVKMMSGILTPTSGEVRINGISPVKDRKRVVQQLGVVFGQRTQLYWDLRLGESFELLRRVYDVDDRTFRENMDMMNEILDIDSIIDTPVRQLSLGQRMRGDLAAAMLHSPRVLFLDEPTIGLDVDAKHAIRKFIRQINQTRGTTVILTTHDLGDIQELCKRLIIINHGVIIEDGSLDELVERIAPYRELIIDFYTEQHVEHPRAQIVRQEGARTVYRFLKREITAAKLIDEIGQQAAIKDISLEEADIDDIIRVAYHGEA
- a CDS encoding energy-coupled thiamine transporter ThiT encodes the protein MKETKTKKLVLSAVLLALATVLSLFKVYQLPLGGSITLLSMLPVCLLSIRYGVKWGLTCSFFYGVIQIALSFGELMSWGMTAGTWVGCLLFDYLLAYGSLGVAGLFRKHGAGGITAGIGLAMVLRFISHFISGTIFFAVFCPDGWNVVLYSICYNGSYMLPEMAFTMLGAFALFRAPQTRSFVIGAQS
- a CDS encoding TrmB family transcriptional regulator, whose product is MMDAAEMLMQFALTRQEALIYMALTTDGAMTGYEVAKQLGISRSNCYTSLASLVEKGAAYLLEDTATRYVAVKPEEFCGNRIRMLEELKDKLAQQLLPRAAQTEGYLTIGGQENMIDKAVFMIEHGAERLYLSAERVCLEPLIPSLTAAAERGMQVTVITDVPFSQPGIRFYTADCHPGQIRLIVDSNAVLTGDLTTDGTCLYSRKKNLIDLFKEAMRNEIQLIELYQNEKGSVL
- a CDS encoding FeoA family protein translates to MATLKEARIGQTVRVKKLNGEGAVKRRIMDMGITKGTEVYIRKVAPLGDPIEITVRGYELSLRKADAEMIETE
- a CDS encoding ABC transporter permease, producing the protein MKTLKHYWSVAAMSIRLSIQSCFEYPLAFVGWLISNPMQFLVGFATIKFVVMEFDALADWNFKELAFLYGMSVLSHGLSVIFFTKTWYMGWTILRGEMDMLRLRPMNTLFQFLFGEMNFVGLTDLVPGVILFVYGCISVQFQWTLHNTAAMLCAVVGGTLLRGAFYLGFGSLTFWTKSPFHVSSFFQELFNRTNMYPLSMYPRAVQFIFTFILPMGWICFYPASAFMGKASMLTLPHGMAFVTLALGIALFAVACAVFRAGFKQYESAGS
- a CDS encoding FeoA family protein; the protein is MMPLTFAAVGEENMIKKVGGKAETRKFLENLGFVAGAAVTVISQIGGNVIVNVKESRVAVSKEMASKIMV
- a CDS encoding substrate-binding domain-containing protein produces the protein MKKFLALLSCAVLMAATAVGCGSQNEKITVVSREDGSGTRSAFSELMGVVKDDKDNTTDTAEVTNSTSVMLTTVAGNKAAIGYVSLGSLNDTVKAVKVDGVEATAENVKAGKYAVSRPFNIVTGKDLTPLAQDFISYILSTDGQAVVDEKGYISITQGETYKASGQTGTLTIAGSTSVAPLMEVLADKYMALNSGVKIEIQQSGSSAGITSAVEGVCQIGMASRELKDSETAKGVTATKIAMDGIAVIVNKDNSCSELTSDQIRKIYTGETTQWSDLK